The proteins below are encoded in one region of Littorina saxatilis isolate snail1 unplaced genomic scaffold, US_GU_Lsax_2.0 scaffold_1560, whole genome shotgun sequence:
- the LOC138957929 gene encoding uncharacterized protein → MNDIIRRGDAEEAKETTDQEWYIPHHGVFHPQKKKLRVVFDCSAKFNNTCLNDHLLVGPNLINNLVGILSRFRQHSVAFTCDVEKMFHQFRVTEEHCDFLRFLWWKDGNLTDSPAVYRMKVHLFGAASSPGCANYGLKHLAKENQDKFTEGSHFIERDFYVDDGLSSQPTEEKAINLIKEAVAVCSTGGLRLHKFASNSHKVMESIPMSERNGNMQTMDLNFHDLPLERTLGMQWSIDNDTLHFSFMPSERPCTRRGILAIVASLYDPLGLIAPYVLTGKQILQEVCHKGTKWDDPVPIELQSAWNTWKEDMDQLKLVSIPRCYYPTNFGSITNVQLHHFSDASTTGYGMCTYLRLVNAEGQTHCSLVAAKARVAPKKIVSIPRLELAAAVVAAEVGHAIKQELSYTISEEFFWTDSRVVLGYINNEARRFHVFVANRVQKIRNLSGPSQWHYVPSEDNLADHASRGLRAAELMHSKWFSGPKFLWETKLSLPSATSSALKPEDPEVRTALTTQTTSCAVDLDDRLSRFSSWNVAAHVMTRILRLNKSRDKSSTAELSVEEIHNAKLSIIRGVQSQFLAAEISCLSKKGSLPQTNKLHRTEPFLQDGILRVGGRLKKGSFSMGEKHPIILPKNSHVTRLVILHCHEKIKHQGRGMTLNEIRSQGFWVPGGSKQVAKVLSKCVVCRKLRSDAQGQQMADLPKERVEPSPPFTYVGMDCFGPMLVKNGRKEVKRYGLLFTCFCSRAVHLEMLDDMTTDSLINGIRCFIAIRGAAQKIFCDQGTNFVGADNELRSALKEMDEDELKQRLRDHQIQFVFNTPYASHAGGVWERQVQTVKSVLRATTALCPGRLDDSSLRTMLYEAMAIVNCRPITAVHQGDPTSPEPLTPNHILTMKSSVPLPPPGKFMTEDLFLRKRWRRVQFLAQQFWSRWRKEYILALTQRQKWLHPKRNLKVGDVVLVKDQELPRNQWPLARVVAASPDDDGLVRHVTLNIAAKDLDKNGKRRSKLSVVERPVHKLILILESN, encoded by the coding sequence ATGAACGACATCATAAGAAGAGGTGATGCAGAAGAAGCCAAAGAAACCACAGACCAAGAATGGTATATACCACATCATGGTGTTTTCCATCCTCAGAAGAAGAAACTCAGAGTTGTCTTTGACTGTTCTGCAAAGTTCAACAACACGTGCCTCAACGACCATCTACTTGTCGGCCCAAACCTCATTAACAACTTGGTGGGCATCCTCAGTCGATTTCGACAGCACTCTGTCGCTTTCACCTGCGACGTGGAGAAAATGTTCCACCAGTTCCGAGTGACTGAAGAACACTGTGACTTCCTACGTTTTCTCTGGTGGAAAGACGGCAACCTCACAGACAGCCCCGCTGTGTACCGAATGAAGGTACATCTGTTCGGAGCTGCTTCCTCTCCAGGCTGCGCCAACTACGGACTCAAACATCTAGCCAAAGAAAACCAGGACAAGTTCACAGAAGGGTCTCACTTCATTGAAAGGGACTTCTATGTGGATGATGGGCTATCCAGCCAGCCGACAGAGGAGAAAGCCATTAACCTCATCAAAGAAGCGGTAGCAGTCTGCTCCACAGGAGGCCTGAGACTCCACAAATTCGCATCCAACAGTCACAAGGTGATGGAGTCGATTCCAATGTCAGAACGCAACGGAAACATGCAAACGATGGACCTCAACTTCCATGATCTGCCGCTGGAACGAACTCTTGGAATGCAGTGGTCTATAGACAACGACACTCTCCATTTCTCCTTCATGCCCAGTGAGCGGCCATGCACACGACGAGGCATCCTAGCCATTGTTGCCTCTTTGTATGATCCCTTGGGGCTGATCGCACCATACGTTCTGACGGGCAAACAGATTCTGCAAGAGGTTTGTCACAAAGGCACCAAATGGGACGATCCTGTGCCGATAGAACTGCAGTCAGCATGGAACACCTGGAAAGAAGACATGGATCAGCTGAAACTCGTTTCTATCCCAAGGTGTTACTACCCAACCAACTTTGGTTCTATCACCAACGTCCAGCTTCATCACTTCTCAGACGCCAGTACCACAGGCTATGGAATGTGCACCTACCTGAGACTGGTGAATGCTGAGGGTCAAACGCACTGTTCTCTTGTCGCTGCCAAGGCAAGAGTGGCTCCCAAGAAAATTGTGAGCATTCCTCGTCTCGAACTGGCAGCTGCCGTTGTGGCTGCAGAGGTTGGTCACGCCATCAAACAAGAACTCAGCTACACCATCAGTGAAGAATTCTTCTGGACAGACTCTCGTGTAGTGCTGGGCTACATCAATAACGAGGCAAGGAGGTTCCATGTTTTCGTTGCCAATCGAGTGCAGAAGATCAGAAACCTCTCAGGCCCAAGTCAATGGCATTACGTCCCATCTGAAGACAATCTTGCAGATCACGCTTCAAGAGGTTTAAGAGCAGCTGAGCTGATGCACAGCAAATGGTTTTCCGGACCCAAGTTTCTGTGGGAAACTAAGCTCTCCCTACCCTCGGCTACGTCATCAGCTCTCAAGCCTGAAGACCCAGAAGTTCGCACTGCCTTGACAACTCAAACTACGTCCTGTGCAGTAGATTTGGATGACAGACTATCTCGTTTCTCAAGCTGGAATGTGGCAGCACATGTGATGACAAGAATCTTGCGACTCAACAAGTCTCGCGACAAAAGCTCAACAGCAGAACTTTCTGTGGAGGAAATTCACAATGCCAAACTCTCCATCATCAGAGGTGTCCAGTCTCAGTTCTTGGCAGCAGAAATCTCATGTCTTTCCAAGAAGGGAAGTTTGCCTCAAACGAACAAGCTTCATCGCACCGAGCCATTCCTGCAAGACGGAATTCTTCGAGTTGGTGGGAGACTCAAGAAAGGTTCATTCTCCATGGGTGAAAAGCATCCCATCATTCTCCCCAAGAACTCTCACGTCACAAGACTCGTGATACTCCATTGTCACGAGAAAATCAAGCACCAAGGCAGAGGAATGACGCTCAACGAAATCCGCTCCCaaggcttctgggtacctggagGCTCCAAGCAGGTTGCGAAGGTTCTCAGCAAGTGTGTCGTCTGCAGAAAGCTGCGAAGTGACGCCCAAGGTCAACAGATGGCTGATCTACCCAAAGAAAGAGTCGAACCATCCCCTCCCTTCACGTACGTGGGAATGGACTGCTTCGGCCCTATGTTGGTGAAGAACGGAAGAAAGGAAGTGAAGCGCTACGGTCTTCTCTTCACCTGTTTCTGCTCCAGAGCGGTTCATCTTGAAATGCTCGACGATATGACCACAGACTCGCTCATCAACGGCATTCGCTGCTTCATCGCAATCAGGGGTGCTGCGCAGAAGATTTTCTGTGACCAAGGTACCAACTTTGTGGGAGCAGACAATGAACTCAGGAGTGCATTGAAAGAAATGGATGAAGATGAACTCAAACAGCGGCTTAGAGACCACCAAATCCAGTTTGTCTTCAACACTCCATACGCAAGCCACGCAGGGGGTGTGTGGGAGAGACAAGTACAGACCGTGAAATCAGTGCTACGAGCCACGACTGCACTCTGCCCCGGACGACTTGACGACTCGTCTCTTCGTACAATGTTGTACGAAGCCATGGCCATCGTGAACTGTCGACCCATCACTGCTGTTCATCAAGGTGACCCAACCTCACCAGAACCCCTCACTCCAAACCACATCCTCACCATGAAATCCAGTGTTCCCCTTCCCCCACCAGGCAAGTTCATGACAGAGGACTTGTTTCTGCGAAAGCGCTGGCGTCGCGTCCAGTTCCTGGCACAGCAGTTCTGGTCAAGATGGCGCAAGGAGTACATCCTGGCACTCACCCAACGACAGAAGTGGCTTCACCCCAAGAGGAACCTCAAGGTGGGAGACGTGGTTCTGGTGAAAGACCAAGAACTGCCCCGCAACCAGTGGCCACTGGCAAGAGTGGTTGCAGCATCACCAGATGACGACGGTCTTGTTCGCCATGTGACCTTGAACATTGCAGCCAAAGATCTCGACAAAAATGGCAAAAGACGTTCCAAGCTTTCTGTTGTCGAGCGACCTGTCCACAAGCTCATCCTCATCCTCGAGAGCAACTGA
- the LOC138957928 gene encoding uncharacterized protein, with product MSQSEESTRPKREVRYTEKYQLYKEEMDAKKGQNAKPPSATVTPKEDTFIDTYEAWKRGMQTIRQNLKHQLSDEELTNVIQTAENLRKCVLEAFMNIKTPDHLTRRRMDCCSANTNNIVSLAQIRMSETDQLAWNQEEETARLRVMLDTEYAHSVYGSKTSGSGRSCSSSASLWSSQESIATKRAEALAKLAAQEVEMQTRQEIAAERARLDRLEAEQNIRATKAMIKAYDELGHPEARPTVRQGAHEDNVTTHNQTLVNDNRQPPCAHVSYSRLPPCEPSTFTGDPLQFVKWKRSFEGLIGHTHISYAEKLALLERYTAGEAYECIEGAFFRFDTEAYDDAWRTLNERYGHPSVILNAFRKKLNNWPKVGGREYNDLRRFSDFLVTVDNASPHIPGLKHLDDEEENKKLLQKLPDWIITKWGNVVAQHDTDGRSYPSFHCFTQFLASQAKVATRPVCSLQALKEDKGETKPSHLTKYRGPNRTAVSMATTTDQQVNYTQNTPDVDSQSTRKLCVFCKQTNHFLPNCQTFQARPAEERRTFVKEQRRCFRCLRTGHHAKDCKNHHTCKKCQGKHPTALHDDNFVNKKGDRTRDAAGTQATETTATTCKVSCNASSHSALTVPVWISTKQDPDKERLVYALIDSQSDTTFVERSVVDFLNPSSRETTRLKIETLRDDIQSGIVCDRVSDLRVRAYNSDTFVELPPAYSIDYIPLRQSTIPTCNTAKSWSHLQQIAHELPPLLNCDPGVLIGFNCSHAFLPRQYIVGGDSEPFAVRTDLGWGIVGKTSPTSQGSSSENVSVCNRVTTKELPVIKPKDACRILERDFEQDEKDGKPTSQEDELFMNILSANVARDSDGHLQMPLPFKKKPVLPNNYVLAAQRLEHLKKKLQRNTSSTTMSTTSS from the coding sequence ATGAGTCAGTCAGAGGAGTCAACCAGACCAAAACGTGAAGTCAGATACACAGAAAAGTACCAACTATACAAAGAAGAAATGGACGCCAAGAAAGGTCAAAATGCTAAACCACCAAGTGCTACAGTCACACCAAAGGAAGACACTTTCATAGACACTTATGAAGCATGGAAAAGAGGTATGCAAACCATACGTCAGAACCTAAAACACCAACTGTCTGATGAAGAGCTCACCAACGTAATACAGACAGCAGAAAATTTACGGAAGTGTGTTTTAGAAGCTTTCATGAACATTAAAACTCCTGACCACTTGACGCGGAGGAGAATGGACTGCTGCTCtgccaacaccaacaacattgTATCGCTAGCGCAAATACGCATGAGTGAAACAGATCAGCTTGCTTGgaaccaagaagaagaaacagcacGCCTGCGTGTCATGTTGGACACGGAATATGCCCATTCAGTCTATGGGTCTAAAACCTCTGGTTCTGGCAGAAGTTGTAGCAGCAGCGCTTCCTTGTGGTCATCACAGGAGAGTATTGCTACAAAACGAGCTGAGGCGTTGGCTAAGCTTGCAGCTCAGGAAGTCGAGATGCAGACACGGCAAGAAATTGCGGCAGAGAGAGCACGCCTGGACCGCTTGGAGGCAGAACAGAACATCAGGGCTACAAAGGCCATGATCAAAGCTTATGATGAGCTGGGGCACCCAGAAGCAAGACCCACCGTCCGTCAGGGAGCCCATGAGGATAACGTGACCACCCATAACCAGACTCTCGTCAACGACAACCGTCAGCCGCCTTGCGCTCACGTCAGTTACAGTCGCTTGCCACCATGTGAGCCGTCCACTTTCACTGGTGACCCACTTCAGTTCGTCAAGTGGAAGCGATCATTCGAGGGCTTGATTGGTCACACGCACATTTCATACGCAGAGAAGCTGGCCCTGCTTGAGCGCTACACCGCCGGAGAAGCATATGAATGTATCGAGGGAGCATTCTTCAGGTTCGACACTGAAGCATACGACGACGCATGGAGAACGCTGAACGAACGCTATGGACATCCATCTGTAATACTGAACGCCTTCAGAAAGAAACTCAACAACTGGCCAAAGGTGGGAGGAAGAGAGTACAACGATCTGCGAAGATTTTCAGACTTCCTCGTCACCGTGGATAACGCCTCACCCCACATCCCGGGTCTCAAGCATCTTGATGACGAAGAGGAGAATAAGAAGCTGCTACAGAAGCTACCAGACTGGATCATCACAAAGTGGGGAAACGTGGTAGCACAACATGATACAGACGGCCGTAGTTACCCAAGCTTCCATTGTTTCACCCAGTTTCTCGCCTCACAGGCCAAAGTCGCGACTAGGCCAGTGTGCTCTCTACAAGCTCTAAAAGAGGACAAAGGAGAGACCAAACCATCACATCTTACCAAGTACAGAGGACCTAACCGTACAGCCGTAAGCATGGCAACGACTACAGATCAGCAGGTGAACTACACACAAAACACTCCAGATGTCGACTCACAATCTACTCGCAAGCTTTGTGTCTTTTGCAAACAGACCAACCATTTTCTACCAAACTGTCAAACCTTTCAAGCCAGGCCTGCTGAAGAACGAAGAACTTTCGTTAAGGAGCAGAGACGGTGTTTCAGGTGTTTGCGAACAGGTCACCATGCGAAAGACTGTAAAAACCATCACACCTGCAAGAAATGCCAAGGCAAACACCCCACAGCGCTCCATGACGATAATTTTGTCAACAAGAAAGGAGACCGCACCAGAGACGCTGCAGGTACGCAAGCCAcagaaacaacagcaacaacctgcAAGGTGTCATGCAACGCTTCCTCACACAGTGCGTTGACGGTTCCAGTGTGGATATCCACAAAGCAAGATCCTGACAAGGAAAGATTAGTCTACGCCCTCATAGACTCACAAAGCGACACAACCTTCGTTGAACGTTCAGTCGTAGACTTCTTGAATCCATCCTCCAGAGAAACCACGCGTCTCAAGATAGAGACACTCAGAGACGACATCCAGTCAGGGATTGTATGCGACAGAGTCTCGGACCTGCGTGTGCGAGCCTACAACAGTGACACTTTTGTTGAGCTACCACCTGCCTACTCCATTGATTACATTCCTTTGCGACAAAGCACCATACCCACTTGCAACACTGCAAAAAGCTGGAGCCATCTGCAGCAGATTGCGCATGAGTTACCTCCCCTACTCAACTGTGATCCTGGCGTTCTCATCGGGTTCAACTGTTCTCATGCGTTCCTGCCCAGACAATACATAGTCGGTGGTGACTCGGAGCCGTTTGCAGTGAGGACAGATCTAGGATGGGGCATCGTTGGGAAAACCTCGCCGACGTCACAAGGTTCCTCATCTGAGAACGTAAGCGTCTGCAATCGTGTCACAACCAAAGAACTCCCAGTCATCAAACCAAAGGACGCATGTCGTATATTGGAAAGAGACTTTGAGCAGGACGAAAAAGATGGCAAGCCCACTTCACAAGAAGATGAGTTGTTCATGAACATTCTCAGCGCAAACGTTGCAAGAGACAGTGACGGACACCTACAGATGCCGCTTCCCTTCAAGAAAAAACCTGTTCTTCCAAACAACTACGTACTGGCAGCCCAACGTTTGGAACACTTGAAGAAGAAGCTACAAAGAAACACGAGTAGTACTACAATGAGTACAACGAGTTCATGA